Proteins encoded within one genomic window of Tabrizicola piscis:
- a CDS encoding F0F1 ATP synthase subunit epsilon produces the protein MAASVQFDLVSPERRLASFVATEVQIPALAGDMTAMAGHMPTITSLRPGVLRVVGAEGTKSYVVTGGFAEIGEAGVSVLAEQAIPLEELTSAKLDTLVADATQAAGLNADKDAADKAIADLTAMRVATGL, from the coding sequence ATGGCAGCGTCCGTGCAATTCGACCTGGTCAGCCCGGAACGCAGGCTTGCGTCCTTCGTGGCGACCGAGGTGCAGATCCCCGCGCTTGCGGGGGACATGACGGCGATGGCCGGGCATATGCCCACCATCACCTCGCTTCGGCCCGGCGTCCTGCGCGTGGTCGGGGCCGAGGGGACGAAGTCCTATGTCGTGACCGGTGGCTTTGCCGAGATCGGCGAGGCTGGCGTGTCCGTGCTGGCAGAACAGGCCATCCCGCTGGAGGAATTGACGTCCGCCAAGCTGGACACGCTGGTGGCCGACGCGACGCAAGCCGCTGGCCTGAACGCGGACAAGGATGCCGCTGACAAGGCAATTGCCGATCTGACTGCGATGCGGGTAGCGACCGGTCTTTGA
- a CDS encoding H-type lectin domain-containing protein, with translation MKRFSGTLGVQQGTRILFSDFAHDGAMWTGSGPREVRRTETFSEPFLAPPAVMVSVSMWDIDNKANSRIDLSAENITAEGFEIVCRTWSDSRIARIRADWMAIGATQDDEAWDVI, from the coding sequence ATGAAAAGATTTTCGGGCACACTTGGCGTGCAGCAGGGGACCCGTATCCTGTTTTCAGACTTCGCCCATGATGGCGCGATGTGGACAGGATCGGGACCGCGTGAAGTCCGCCGGACCGAGACGTTCAGCGAACCTTTTCTGGCGCCCCCCGCCGTGATGGTAAGCGTGTCGATGTGGGACATCGACAACAAGGCAAACTCGCGGATCGATCTTTCGGCCGAGAACATCACCGCCGAAGGGTTCGAGATCGTTTGTCGCACATGGTCCGACAGCCGCATCGCCCGCATCCGCGCGGATTGGATGGCCATCGGAGCGACCCAGGATGATGAGGCGTGGGATGTGATCTAA
- a CDS encoding phosphatase PAP2 family protein, translating into MTVSAGDGVLMRAGSKRVLRQHSLLAGLVVAYGLIATWLAQRYALSIEHEKVTVLVMHFLTKVPQIIFFVLLWRLLHHTYVVRSEDRMAALKNDVRSFLSDRDRLFGGAIATLLMALVLIFFAQIKSLIPTLMPFSWDEYFMELDRLLHFNTDPYSLLHTVLGGHYSLSFFTGMYNVWLLVVYFALFASCFLRPDSAIRMQFLISFLLVWALGGNLLAIVFSSAGPPYYALLGLGDTFEPLMDLLRAHAATGALSVVDTQILLWDFYTAPNSINAISAFPSMHVASSTLIAIFAFRLSRFAGYVMTAFAVVIMIGSVLLGWHYAVDGYVGAFLAVLVWKAVGLLIRPTMRRMDSSSHVPARL; encoded by the coding sequence GTGACCGTTAGCGCGGGGGATGGCGTTTTGATGCGAGCTGGCAGCAAAAGGGTTCTACGGCAACACAGTCTGCTTGCAGGCCTGGTGGTTGCCTACGGTTTGATCGCCACGTGGCTTGCCCAACGCTACGCGCTGTCGATCGAGCACGAGAAGGTAACCGTGCTTGTGATGCACTTTCTGACCAAGGTGCCACAGATCATCTTCTTCGTGCTGTTGTGGCGCCTTCTTCACCACACCTATGTCGTGCGCTCGGAAGATCGCATGGCTGCCTTGAAGAATGACGTTCGCAGTTTCCTTTCGGACCGTGACCGCCTGTTTGGGGGGGCGATCGCAACCCTGTTGATGGCCTTGGTTCTGATCTTCTTCGCGCAGATCAAATCACTCATCCCAACGCTCATGCCGTTTTCCTGGGATGAGTACTTCATGGAACTCGATCGTCTGCTTCATTTCAACACAGATCCCTACAGCCTCCTCCATACGGTGCTGGGCGGCCACTATTCCCTGTCGTTCTTTACCGGCATGTACAATGTCTGGCTTCTGGTGGTCTATTTTGCGCTGTTCGCCAGCTGTTTCCTGCGGCCTGACTCTGCCATTCGCATGCAGTTTCTGATCTCGTTCCTGCTGGTCTGGGCCCTTGGCGGCAACCTGCTGGCAATCGTCTTCTCTTCAGCCGGCCCCCCCTACTATGCCTTGCTTGGCTTGGGGGACACCTTTGAACCGTTGATGGACCTGTTGCGTGCGCATGCCGCAACCGGCGCGTTGAGTGTTGTCGACACTCAGATTTTGCTGTGGGATTTCTACACGGCGCCAAACAGCATCAACGCGATCTCGGCCTTCCCAAGTATGCATGTCGCATCATCGACGCTTATCGCGATCTTCGCGTTTCGGCTGTCTCGCTTCGCAGGCTATGTCATGACGGCCTTTGCCGTGGTGATCATGATCGGCTCGGTCTTGCTGGGCTGGCACTATGCCGTTGATGGCTATGTCGGAGCATTTCTTGCAGTCTTGGTCTGGAAAGCTGTCGGCCTGCTGATCCGTCCAACAATGCGTCGCATGGACTCCTCCAGCCACGTTCCGGCGCGGCTTTAG
- a CDS encoding ribose-phosphate pyrophosphokinase gives MPAVTEPKLIAGNANLSLAKAIARRMSMHRGMSVSLVEARVERFNDQEIFVEVFENVRGEDMYIIQSTSNPANDNLMELLIMTDALRRSSASRITAVIPYFGYARQDRRAKARTPITAKLVANMIAEAGVDRVLTLDLHAAQIQGFFDIPVDNLYASPVFALDIEHQFRGQMNDLMVVSPDVGGVARARELAKRINAPLAIVDKRREKAGEIAGMTVIGDVRGHKCIIVDDICDTAGTLCKAAETLMEAGATEVHSYITHGVLSGPAVERVQNSVMKSLVITDSIEATEKVKAAGNIRIVPTAPMFAQAILNIWGGMSVSSLFETDTLVPIYEGLYQRS, from the coding sequence ATGCCCGCTGTCACCGAACCGAAGCTGATCGCCGGAAACGCCAACCTTTCCCTGGCCAAGGCGATCGCCCGCAGAATGTCGATGCACCGGGGGATGAGCGTCAGTCTGGTCGAAGCCCGGGTCGAACGGTTCAACGATCAGGAAATCTTCGTCGAAGTGTTCGAGAATGTCCGCGGTGAGGACATGTACATCATCCAGTCCACCTCGAACCCCGCGAACGACAACCTGATGGAGCTTTTGATCATGACCGACGCCCTGCGTCGGTCTTCTGCTTCCAGGATCACCGCCGTCATCCCGTATTTCGGCTATGCCCGCCAGGACCGCCGCGCCAAGGCCCGCACGCCGATCACCGCCAAGCTGGTCGCCAACATGATCGCCGAAGCCGGGGTGGACCGGGTGCTGACACTTGACCTGCATGCCGCGCAGATTCAGGGTTTCTTCGACATTCCGGTGGACAACCTGTACGCCAGCCCGGTCTTTGCGCTGGACATCGAACACCAGTTCCGAGGCCAGATGAACGACCTTATGGTCGTCTCGCCCGACGTGGGCGGCGTGGCGCGCGCGCGGGAATTGGCCAAAAGGATCAACGCCCCGCTGGCCATCGTCGACAAGCGCCGCGAAAAGGCCGGCGAGATTGCCGGGATGACCGTGATCGGCGACGTGCGCGGCCACAAGTGCATCATCGTGGATGACATCTGCGACACGGCTGGAACGCTCTGCAAAGCGGCTGAGACGCTGATGGAGGCGGGTGCGACCGAGGTGCACAGCTACATCACCCATGGCGTCCTGTCCGGCCCGGCGGTTGAGCGGGTGCAGAATTCGGTCATGAAATCGCTGGTCATCACCGACAGCATCGAGGCGACCGAAAAGGTCAAGGCCGCGGGCAATATCCGCATTGTCCCCACCGCGCCGATGTTTGCGCAGGCGATCCTGAATATCTGGGGCGGGATGTCGGTGTCCTCGTTGTTCGAGACGGACACCCTCGTCCCGATCTATGAGGGGCTGTATCAGCGCAGCTGA